One segment of Gemmatimonadales bacterium DNA contains the following:
- the dinB gene encoding DNA polymerase IV codes for MGARIMHVDLDAFFVEVCRQRHPELRDVNLLVVGGRRDQRGVVQSASYGARRFGIHAGMPIGQAVRLCPQATFFQGSFPHYRSASLAVRAVLQRFSPTVVMASLDEAYLDFGGTELLYPISLLPVAEALRDDVRRDTGLATSIGIGPNRMVAKLASDFAKPRGLMEVRAGWEEGFLAGLPLRALPGVGPKTADRWAELGLADVWQVQRMEEAALERLLGADARVLKLRAHGHGGSTLTGGRLPRSVSRETTLSRDLRDPDVLESTLAVLTARVAGQLRDEGLVARTVTLKLRHDDFHTVTRRRTLTEATDLDAELFGAARALFREAFGDVRRRDRGVRLIGIAATNLGVAAEADLFESEDRRRQRELTTAVDQVREKFGFGAVSRGNALRAKRPRREE; via the coding sequence ATGGGTGCGCGGATCATGCACGTGGATCTCGACGCCTTTTTCGTGGAGGTCTGCCGCCAGCGGCATCCCGAGCTGCGTGACGTGAACCTGCTGGTGGTCGGCGGGCGGCGGGACCAGCGGGGCGTGGTGCAATCGGCCTCCTACGGCGCCCGCCGTTTCGGCATTCACGCCGGCATGCCGATCGGCCAGGCGGTGCGCCTCTGTCCTCAGGCCACCTTCTTCCAGGGATCCTTCCCCCACTACCGCAGCGCCTCCCTGGCAGTGCGCGCGGTGCTCCAGCGTTTTTCGCCGACCGTGGTGATGGCGTCGCTGGACGAGGCGTACCTCGACTTTGGCGGCACCGAGCTCCTCTATCCGATCTCGCTGCTCCCGGTGGCGGAGGCCCTGCGCGACGATGTGCGCCGGGACACCGGGCTCGCCACCAGCATCGGGATCGGGCCCAACCGGATGGTGGCGAAGCTCGCCTCGGACTTCGCCAAGCCGCGCGGGCTGATGGAGGTGCGCGCGGGATGGGAGGAAGGCTTCCTGGCCGGATTGCCCCTCCGAGCGTTGCCCGGCGTCGGCCCCAAGACGGCGGACCGTTGGGCCGAGCTCGGTCTGGCTGATGTCTGGCAGGTCCAGCGGATGGAGGAGGCCGCGCTCGAGCGCCTGCTCGGCGCGGACGCGCGGGTGCTCAAGCTGCGGGCACACGGTCACGGCGGCAGCACGCTCACCGGCGGCCGGCTGCCCCGGTCGGTGAGCAGGGAGACCACGCTGTCACGCGACCTCCGCGATCCGGATGTTCTCGAGTCGACCCTGGCGGTCCTCACGGCGCGGGTGGCCGGGCAGTTGCGGGACGAGGGGCTGGTGGCCCGCACCGTCACGCTCAAGCTGCGGCACGACGACTTCCACACCGTGACCCGCCGGCGGACGCTGACGGAGGCCACCGACCTCGACGCGGAGCTCTTTGGGGCGGCCCGCGCGTTGTTTCGCGAGGCGTTCGGCGACGTTCGCCGGCGCGACCGCGGCGTCCGGCTGATCGGCATCGCCGCAACCAATCTTGGCGTGGCCGCGGAGGCCGATCTCTTCGAGAGCGAGGACCGGCGGCGGCAGCGCGAGCTCACGACCGCGGTCGACCAGGTGCGCGAGAAGTTCGGCTTCGGGGCGGTGTCTCGGGGCAATGCGCTCCGCGCCAAGCGTCCGCGCAGGGAGGAGTGA
- a CDS encoding NAD(P)-dependent oxidoreductase, with the protein MHVGFLGLGAMGGPMAAHLARRGPLTVWNRTAARAAAFAAETGARVAPTPRALAADADVVITCLPSSREVEALLDGPDGLLAGLPAGGLLLDCTSGDPASSRRIAGRLAARGIAFADAPVSGGTNGAAAAALSVMVGADAATFARARPILAAFGKRIEHVGPVGAGDALKAVNNALLAVNILALGEGLTSLVKAGVAPRIALDVINASSGRSFVSEVLVPERVLTGAWPRTFRLALLDKDVGIARMLLAETGVTAPVLEQAGARLGAARAELGEGADYLDPIRLNEQQAGVEIRG; encoded by the coding sequence ATGCACGTCGGCTTTCTCGGCCTCGGGGCGATGGGCGGTCCCATGGCCGCGCATCTGGCCCGGCGGGGTCCGCTGACCGTCTGGAATCGCACCGCCGCGCGAGCCGCGGCCTTCGCCGCCGAGACCGGTGCGCGAGTGGCGCCGACCCCGCGCGCGCTGGCGGCGGACGCCGACGTGGTGATCACCTGCCTGCCGAGCTCGCGGGAGGTCGAGGCGCTGCTGGATGGGCCCGACGGACTGCTGGCCGGCCTCCCGGCCGGCGGTCTCCTGCTTGACTGCACCTCCGGCGACCCCGCGAGCTCCCGCCGGATTGCGGGGCGGCTGGCGGCGCGGGGCATCGCCTTCGCCGACGCGCCGGTGAGCGGCGGTACCAACGGCGCCGCGGCCGCCGCACTCAGCGTGATGGTGGGTGCCGACGCGGCGACCTTCGCCCGCGCGCGACCGATCCTGGCTGCCTTCGGCAAGCGGATCGAGCATGTCGGTCCGGTCGGCGCCGGCGACGCGCTCAAGGCGGTCAACAATGCGCTGCTCGCGGTCAACATCCTCGCGCTGGGCGAGGGGTTGACGTCGCTGGTCAAGGCCGGTGTGGCTCCGCGGATCGCATTGGATGTGATCAACGCGTCCAGCGGCCGCTCGTTCGTGAGCGAGGTGCTGGTGCCGGAGCGGGTGCTGACCGGCGCCTGGCCGCGGACCTTTCGCCTGGCGCTCCTCGACAAGGACGTGGGCATCGCGCGCATGCTCCTGGCCGAGACCGGTGTGACCGCGCCGGTGCTGGAGCAGGCCGGCGCGCGCTTGGGGGCAGCCCGGGCCGAGCTGGGCGAAGGGGCGGACTACCTGGATCCGATTCGGTTGAACGAGCAGCAGGCGGGCGTCGAGATCCGCGGGTGA
- a CDS encoding type IV pilus twitching motility protein PilT, whose amino-acid sequence MARLDRLIQVLHEQRADALQLAPGAPASLVGNGARRPLTRDPLTDTQILGLLREVASAELAPRLGGGEALAFVYQSPSGPVRVELSPGAAGPQVLLHPVVAPAAPAATPLPVAAPVARSAQDLAEARAAMDDLFRLLVSSGSSDLHLRTGEPPLLRRSGELTREPLPAIPAERVEAMLTSIMTPREIGELRETGDTDWAYEIDGLARFRCNAARDRHGPMAVFRVIPTTVRTADEMGLGREVQNLCYLTKGLVVVTGPTGSGKSTTLAALIDLINRTRTDHIITIEDPIEFVHQSKRCLVTQRQVAVHTRSFKHALRAALREDPDIIMVGEMRDLETVSIAIETAETGHLVFGTLHTTTASSTIDRIIDQFPADRQSQVRVMLSESLRGVIAQTLCRKIGGGRVAAREILLSTPAVSNLIREGKTFQIPSIMQTNRKAGMVTLNDALMELVDAKQVEPKEAYMKSVEKAGFAAALKAKRHDVSFLGEG is encoded by the coding sequence TTGGCTCGACTCGATCGTCTCATTCAGGTACTTCACGAGCAGCGGGCCGACGCCCTCCAGCTCGCGCCCGGCGCGCCGGCGTCCCTGGTCGGGAACGGCGCCCGGCGGCCGCTCACCCGCGATCCGCTGACCGATACCCAGATCCTCGGGCTCCTCCGGGAGGTGGCCTCGGCCGAGCTGGCGCCCCGGCTGGGTGGGGGGGAGGCTCTCGCCTTTGTCTACCAGTCGCCCAGCGGTCCCGTGCGGGTGGAGCTCTCGCCGGGCGCTGCGGGCCCGCAGGTGCTGCTGCATCCGGTGGTAGCGCCCGCGGCACCGGCCGCCACTCCGCTGCCGGTGGCGGCGCCGGTTGCCAGGAGCGCGCAGGACCTGGCCGAGGCGCGCGCCGCGATGGACGACCTCTTCCGGCTGCTGGTCTCCTCCGGCTCCTCCGATCTCCACCTCCGAACCGGCGAGCCGCCCTTGCTCCGCCGCTCGGGCGAGCTGACCCGCGAGCCCCTGCCCGCCATCCCTGCCGAGCGGGTCGAGGCCATGCTCACGAGCATCATGACACCCCGGGAGATCGGGGAGTTGCGCGAGACCGGCGACACCGACTGGGCCTACGAGATCGACGGCCTGGCGCGGTTCCGCTGCAACGCCGCCCGGGACCGGCACGGGCCGATGGCGGTCTTCCGGGTGATTCCGACCACAGTCCGTACCGCGGACGAGATGGGGCTGGGCCGCGAAGTTCAGAACCTCTGCTACCTCACCAAGGGTCTGGTGGTAGTGACCGGCCCCACTGGCTCGGGCAAGAGCACCACCCTCGCCGCGCTCATCGATCTCATCAACCGCACCCGGACCGATCACATCATCACCATCGAGGACCCGATCGAGTTCGTGCACCAGAGCAAGCGCTGCCTGGTGACCCAGCGGCAGGTGGCGGTCCACACCCGCTCGTTCAAGCATGCGCTGCGGGCCGCCCTGCGGGAGGACCCCGACATCATTATGGTCGGCGAGATGCGCGATCTGGAGACGGTCTCCATTGCCATCGAGACCGCGGAGACCGGGCACCTCGTGTTCGGGACACTCCACACGACCACCGCGTCCTCCACCATCGACCGGATCATCGACCAGTTCCCCGCGGACCGGCAGTCCCAGGTGCGGGTCATGCTGTCGGAATCGCTCCGGGGCGTCATCGCCCAGACGCTGTGCCGCAAGATCGGCGGGGGGCGGGTGGCCGCCCGGGAGATATTGCTGAGCACGCCGGCGGTGTCCAACCTGATCCGGGAGGGGAAAACCTTCCAGATTCCCTCGATCATGCAGACCAATCGCAAAGCGGGGATGGTCACGCTGAACGACGCCCTGATGGAGCTGGTGGACGCCAAGCAGGTCGAGCCCAAGGAAGCCTACATGAAATCCGTCGAGAAGGCCGGGTTCGCCGCGGCGCTCAAGGCGAAGCGGCACGATGTGTCCTTCCTCGGCGAGGGATGA
- a CDS encoding cytochrome c3 family protein translates to MRHSLSTGSMMRTLAIVVGGLGAGALATFLALTGPSTQAQQAKAVADSIGAPVLSDSGALKGPRQPIFFRHDIHAGQFKIQCQYCHYSVAVSPEPGIPSMQTCMGCHLVIGGSDSSAKTEIKKVRQAWTEKKPVEWVRVHYLARHAHFPHQRHIKALGPNACITCHGEVQRMPQVYRVNNVNNMGFCITCHVQRKVSRDCSVCHY, encoded by the coding sequence GTGCGCCACTCCCTCAGCACGGGATCGATGATGCGTACGTTGGCGATCGTGGTCGGCGGCCTCGGGGCCGGCGCGCTGGCGACTTTCCTGGCCTTGACCGGCCCGTCCACCCAGGCGCAGCAAGCCAAAGCGGTCGCCGATTCGATCGGGGCCCCGGTCCTCTCCGATAGCGGAGCGCTCAAGGGTCCGCGTCAGCCGATCTTCTTCCGCCACGACATTCACGCTGGACAGTTCAAGATCCAATGTCAGTACTGCCACTATTCCGTGGCGGTCTCGCCGGAGCCCGGCATCCCCTCGATGCAGACCTGCATGGGGTGCCACCTGGTCATCGGCGGCAGCGACAGCTCGGCCAAGACCGAGATCAAGAAGGTGCGCCAGGCCTGGACCGAGAAGAAGCCGGTCGAGTGGGTGCGCGTGCATTACCTCGCGCGGCACGCCCACTTCCCCCACCAGCGGCACATCAAGGCGCTGGGACCGAACGCCTGCATCACCTGCCATGGCGAGGTCCAGCGCATGCCCCAGGTCTACCGGGTGAACAACGTCAACAACATGGGATTCTGCATCACCTGCCATGTCCAGCGGAAGGTCTCGCGAGACTGCTCGGTATGTCATTATTGA
- a CDS encoding DUF3788 family protein, which produces MTRLRSSAYWAANRYADAEVEPAAAAPLDDLPAAAAARFAALRKGLLALPGVAESVRFMGTSWRWAWEYGLGNRKLCWVHVVGDALSATFTLSESEEDRFRRAARPAAAIARAVQEGQRTGPVKWCWLELDDRRAVDAFLRLAARKAEWLAERPTPHRAPKPRARPDPEDGGIEAE; this is translated from the coding sequence ATGACTCGTCTGCGCTCGAGCGCGTACTGGGCGGCCAATCGCTACGCGGATGCCGAGGTCGAGCCCGCCGCCGCGGCGCCGCTGGACGATCTGCCCGCGGCGGCGGCGGCGCGCTTCGCGGCGCTCCGGAAGGGCCTGCTGGCGCTTCCCGGGGTGGCGGAGAGCGTGCGCTTCATGGGGACCAGCTGGCGCTGGGCCTGGGAATACGGCCTGGGAAACCGCAAGCTGTGCTGGGTGCACGTGGTGGGCGACGCGCTCTCCGCCACCTTCACCCTGAGCGAGTCCGAGGAGGACCGCTTCCGCCGCGCCGCCCGGCCGGCGGCGGCGATTGCCCGGGCGGTGCAGGAGGGACAGCGTACCGGTCCGGTCAAGTGGTGCTGGCTGGAGCTGGACGACCGCCGCGCCGTGGACGCGTTTCTCCGGCTGGCGGCCCGCAAGGCCGAGTGGCTGGCCGAGCGCCCGACGCCGCACCGCGCTCCCAAGCCGCGTGCTCGGCCGGACCCCGAGGATGGCGGGATCGAAGCCGAGTGA
- a CDS encoding TrmH family RNA methyltransferase — MAPPILVLVNPQDIVNIASAVRIAKNFGLERMRLVDPEVFDPYRIEGIAHNTAEFVARIEQVPTLADAVADCVYTAVLTGRERAAKRHTLRPREAAAELVSRAAAGPVAIVAGREDRGLTNAELDLCHLVVTIATDPAHPSLNLAQAVAIMAYESWNARGGERLPLKPPRNQAGPATAAQLETLFADWQRALWAIDFFKTRRPDSVMRSFREIVHRADLDGREASLVRAMGIEVLRYLERAGVPFAADPDDSTGHSSGSDA, encoded by the coding sequence GTGGCCCCGCCGATCCTGGTGCTGGTCAATCCGCAGGACATCGTCAACATCGCCAGCGCCGTCCGGATCGCGAAGAACTTCGGACTCGAGCGGATGCGCCTGGTCGATCCCGAAGTGTTCGATCCCTACCGGATCGAAGGAATCGCGCACAACACGGCGGAGTTCGTGGCGCGCATCGAACAGGTGCCGACCCTGGCCGACGCGGTGGCCGACTGTGTCTACACCGCGGTGCTGACCGGGCGAGAGCGAGCCGCCAAGCGGCACACCCTGCGGCCCCGCGAGGCGGCGGCCGAGCTGGTGAGCCGGGCCGCCGCGGGGCCGGTGGCGATCGTCGCCGGGCGGGAAGACCGCGGGCTCACCAACGCAGAGCTCGATCTCTGCCATCTGGTGGTCACCATCGCCACCGATCCGGCGCATCCCTCGCTCAACCTCGCCCAGGCGGTGGCGATCATGGCGTACGAGAGCTGGAACGCGCGTGGCGGTGAACGGCTGCCCCTGAAGCCGCCGCGGAATCAGGCGGGTCCCGCGACCGCCGCCCAGCTCGAGACGCTCTTCGCCGACTGGCAGCGGGCCCTCTGGGCCATCGACTTCTTCAAGACCCGCCGCCCCGACAGCGTCATGCGCTCCTTCCGTGAGATCGTGCACCGCGCGGACCTCGACGGCCGGGAAGCCTCCCTGGTCCGGGCCATGGGCATCGAAGTGCTGCGGTACCTGGAGCGGGCCGGCGTCCCCTTCGCGGCCGATCCCGACGATTCCACGGGCCATTCGAGCGGGAGCGACGCATGA
- the glnA gene encoding type I glutamate--ammonia ligase, with translation MATTARAKAPGRTTQSSEVRQVLDLIKQRKIQVVDVKFCDLPGTWQHFSIPAATLDEDMIREGLGFDGSSIRGFQAINESDMLLLPDVSTAFVDPVLEVPTLSLTCDIYDPLTLEPYSRDPRFIAFKAEEYLRTTGIATASYWGPEAEFFIFNSVRFDQNAFEGYYHIDAEEGIWNSGRNGGTPNLGHRPRHKEGYFPVPPVDRLQDVRSKIMLALIEAGVPVEVQHHEVGTAGQAEIDIRFGPLVQTADRMMLYKYIVKNVCHNLGYTATFMPKPLFGDNGSGMHCHQSLWKGDQPLFFDANGYALISETARHYIGGLIAHAPALLAFCAPTTNSYRRLVPGFEAPVNLMYSARNRSAICRIPMYSENPKTKRVEFRAPDPSANPYLAFAAMLMAGLDGIKRKLEPPEPIDEDLYEIHDERKNLIKQVPGSLGESIAALELDQAFLLEGDVFTPDVLETWISMKRAKDIAPVSLRPHPYEFFLYYDT, from the coding sequence ATGGCCACCACCGCACGAGCCAAAGCCCCCGGTCGCACCACCCAGAGCAGCGAGGTCCGCCAGGTCCTCGATCTGATCAAGCAGCGGAAGATTCAGGTGGTGGACGTGAAGTTCTGCGACCTTCCGGGCACCTGGCAGCACTTTTCCATTCCGGCGGCCACCCTGGACGAGGACATGATCCGCGAGGGGCTGGGCTTCGACGGCTCGTCCATCCGCGGCTTCCAGGCGATCAACGAAAGCGACATGCTGCTGCTGCCCGACGTCTCCACCGCGTTCGTGGATCCGGTGCTGGAGGTGCCGACCCTCTCGCTCACCTGCGACATCTACGATCCGCTCACCCTGGAGCCGTACTCCCGGGATCCGCGGTTCATCGCCTTCAAGGCCGAGGAGTACCTCCGGACCACCGGGATCGCCACGGCGTCGTATTGGGGACCGGAGGCGGAGTTCTTCATCTTCAACTCGGTGCGCTTCGACCAGAATGCCTTCGAGGGGTATTACCACATCGATGCCGAGGAGGGGATCTGGAACTCGGGCCGGAACGGCGGCACCCCCAACCTCGGCCACCGGCCCCGGCACAAAGAAGGCTATTTCCCGGTGCCGCCGGTCGACCGGCTGCAGGACGTCCGCTCCAAGATCATGCTGGCGCTGATCGAGGCCGGGGTGCCGGTCGAGGTGCAGCACCACGAGGTCGGGACGGCGGGGCAGGCGGAGATCGACATCCGGTTCGGCCCGCTGGTGCAGACCGCCGACCGGATGATGCTCTACAAGTACATCGTGAAGAACGTCTGTCACAACCTGGGGTATACGGCCACCTTCATGCCCAAGCCGCTGTTCGGCGACAACGGCTCGGGCATGCACTGTCATCAGTCGCTCTGGAAGGGCGACCAGCCCCTGTTCTTCGACGCCAACGGCTACGCCCTCATCTCGGAGACCGCGCGGCACTACATCGGCGGCCTCATCGCCCACGCGCCCGCGCTGCTCGCCTTCTGCGCCCCGACCACCAACAGCTACCGCCGCCTGGTGCCCGGCTTCGAGGCCCCGGTCAACCTGATGTATTCGGCTCGGAACCGTTCGGCGATCTGCCGCATCCCGATGTACTCCGAGAATCCCAAGACCAAGCGGGTCGAGTTCCGCGCGCCGGACCCGAGCGCCAACCCGTACCTGGCCTTCGCGGCGATGCTCATGGCCGGGCTCGACGGGATCAAGCGCAAGCTGGAGCCGCCCGAGCCGATCGACGAGGATCTCTACGAGATCCACGACGAGCGGAAGAACCTGATCAAGCAGGTGCCCGGCAGCCTGGGCGAATCGATCGCGGCACTGGAGCTGGATCAGGCCTTCCTGCTGGAGGGCGACGTGTTCACCCCGGACGTGCTGGAGACCTGGATCTCGATGAAGCGCGCCAAGGACATCGCGCCGGTGAGCCTCCGCCCGCATCCGTACGAGTTCTTTCTGTACTACGACACCTGA
- a CDS encoding S8 family serine peptidase, whose amino-acid sequence MTRTSPALLACGALALAACSESPNQPEAPAAAPAFATARAAGPERVVPGEVIVKLTTGATAAAVARGHGLGVGEHGYHDAFVVLRGAAGSERANAAALRRDAAVVYAEPNYLRQPTAIDPNLWAFYNPGGKNMNYTSGKNKGKPLPTSYGSTLDADEDNIQGYAAGGGDVVIGSIDTGVDFTHAEFPAGRLIAGKDWYSNDNDPTDTDGHGTHTTGTMAGSTVGVAGVSGAAPHVKVYVQRVCGQRGCPTSAIVSAILAAADQPGLVAMNLSLGGSSESQAEKDAISYATGKNVLVIASAGNAGTNTVECPACDANAISVSATTWSDALAPYSSFGPGLDISAPGGSCYSNTTPDGCIYSARLGGGYTWMQGTSMAAPQVTGTAGIVASKLGLRGTALRNQLIATVDSKGDATHFGAGRLNSYRAVTNQTLGAGQ is encoded by the coding sequence ATGACCCGGACGTCACCCGCGCTCCTCGCCTGTGGCGCGCTCGCCCTCGCCGCCTGTTCCGAGAGTCCCAACCAGCCGGAGGCCCCGGCAGCCGCCCCGGCGTTCGCGACCGCCCGGGCCGCTGGTCCCGAACGGGTCGTGCCTGGCGAGGTGATCGTCAAGCTCACGACCGGAGCGACCGCGGCGGCAGTGGCACGGGGCCATGGTCTCGGAGTCGGTGAGCACGGTTACCACGACGCCTTCGTGGTGCTGCGCGGCGCCGCCGGCAGTGAGCGGGCCAATGCCGCCGCGCTCCGCCGGGATGCTGCCGTGGTCTACGCGGAGCCCAACTATCTCCGTCAGCCCACCGCGATCGACCCGAACCTGTGGGCGTTCTACAATCCGGGCGGCAAGAACATGAATTACACCAGCGGCAAGAACAAAGGGAAGCCGCTGCCCACGAGCTACGGCTCCACCCTCGACGCGGATGAGGACAACATCCAAGGATACGCCGCCGGCGGTGGCGACGTGGTGATCGGCAGCATCGACACGGGCGTGGACTTCACTCACGCGGAGTTTCCCGCCGGCCGGCTCATCGCCGGCAAGGACTGGTACAGCAACGACAACGATCCGACCGATACCGATGGACACGGCACTCACACCACCGGGACCATGGCGGGCTCGACGGTAGGGGTGGCGGGCGTCTCCGGCGCCGCGCCGCACGTCAAAGTGTACGTGCAGCGAGTCTGCGGCCAGCGGGGCTGCCCCACCTCGGCCATCGTGAGCGCGATCCTCGCGGCGGCCGACCAGCCGGGCCTGGTCGCGATGAACCTGAGTCTGGGCGGGTCCAGTGAGTCGCAGGCCGAGAAGGACGCCATCAGCTACGCCACCGGCAAAAACGTGCTGGTGATCGCGTCCGCCGGAAATGCCGGCACCAACACGGTCGAATGTCCCGCCTGCGATGCCAATGCGATCTCCGTGTCGGCCACGACCTGGTCCGACGCGCTGGCGCCCTACTCCAGCTTCGGCCCGGGCCTCGACATCTCGGCCCCGGGTGGAAGCTGCTACTCGAACACCACGCCCGATGGCTGTATCTACAGTGCGCGCCTGGGCGGCGGGTATACCTGGATGCAGGGCACCTCGATGGCGGCACCCCAGGTGACGGGAACGGCGGGCATCGTGGCGTCGAAGCTCGGTCTGCGGGGAACGGCGTTGCGCAACCAGCTGATCGCCACGGTGGATTCCAAGGGCGATGCGACGCATTTCGGCGCCGGACGCCTCAACAGCTATCGTGCCGTGACCAATCAGACTCTGGGGGCAGGCCAGTAA
- a CDS encoding serine/threonine-protein kinase — translation MPVLVCSSCHAPLPDGVAHCARCGPGSLALLRSEDLPPRIPPAEGDARDGLARALGAQYRVVRLIGRGGFAEVHEVLDLELQRRLAVKVLRPDLHWTPAMLARFKQEARAIARLSHPHTLPIHFVREAEGLVFYAMPFLEGRSLAELLRVEGPIPVARALAIAGPILETLHHAHQHGLVHRDVKPDNILIEQATGRPLLVDFGIVKYLDGAAHHTQTGFIVGTPLYMSPEQALGRHDVDARSDVYGIGVVLFHMLTGAPPYEGEDSQEIVSRHVSEPIPVKTLSRDRIPPWLSRIVVRSLAKRPEDRYPSAQALLEALRDGQGAAAKTNTEPLAAATPEAPRRPRRGGVLMAAGALVAAAVGFLSLAPKKAALAPVPPPAAAPVQTALVVENRLLQPIAVTVGDSGFTIPRGDSARVQLSAGQPVEAHWAMVRPDAEGRMLGAELEGSILADSARGELRRVVTAGSGGRSWFMPIVVNGSAGPLRVSVMSGRDSIDCRCGIGPGDSLPLGYYSLGPGSAVRVTDRGGRTARFQSLGLLADSVTGAAVIRVSSRTLKSVGAPPRATRRRGPAPANPLKSFLPVR, via the coding sequence ATGCCGGTGCTGGTCTGCTCATCCTGTCACGCGCCGTTGCCCGATGGAGTCGCGCACTGCGCCCGGTGCGGTCCTGGGAGCCTGGCGCTGCTCCGGAGCGAGGACCTGCCGCCGCGGATTCCGCCGGCCGAGGGCGACGCGCGGGACGGCCTGGCGCGGGCGCTGGGGGCGCAGTACCGGGTGGTGCGGCTGATCGGCCGCGGCGGCTTCGCGGAAGTACACGAGGTCCTCGATCTCGAGCTCCAGCGGCGGCTCGCGGTCAAAGTCCTTCGGCCAGACCTCCACTGGACGCCGGCGATGCTGGCGCGCTTCAAGCAGGAGGCGCGCGCCATCGCCCGGCTGAGCCACCCGCACACCCTCCCGATCCATTTCGTGCGCGAGGCGGAAGGCCTGGTGTTCTACGCCATGCCGTTCCTGGAAGGCCGCTCCCTCGCGGAGCTGCTCCGGGTGGAGGGACCCATCCCGGTGGCGCGCGCGCTGGCCATCGCGGGGCCGATCCTGGAGACGCTGCATCACGCGCATCAGCACGGGCTGGTCCACCGGGATGTCAAGCCGGACAACATCCTGATCGAGCAGGCCACCGGCCGCCCGCTGCTGGTCGACTTCGGCATCGTGAAGTATCTCGATGGCGCGGCCCACCACACCCAGACCGGCTTCATCGTCGGCACTCCGCTCTACATGAGTCCGGAGCAGGCGCTCGGACGTCACGATGTCGATGCCCGGTCCGATGTCTATGGCATAGGGGTGGTGCTCTTCCATATGCTGACGGGCGCACCGCCGTACGAAGGCGAGGATTCGCAGGAGATCGTGAGCCGCCACGTGAGCGAGCCGATTCCGGTGAAGACCCTCTCGCGGGACCGGATCCCGCCCTGGCTCTCCCGCATCGTGGTTCGCTCGCTCGCCAAGCGTCCCGAGGATCGATATCCCAGCGCGCAGGCGCTGCTCGAGGCGTTGCGCGACGGTCAGGGAGCCGCGGCCAAGACCAACACGGAGCCGCTCGCCGCTGCGACTCCGGAGGCGCCGCGCCGGCCCCGGCGCGGCGGTGTGCTGATGGCGGCGGGAGCGCTCGTCGCGGCCGCGGTGGGTTTTCTGTCACTCGCTCCGAAGAAGGCCGCCCTGGCCCCGGTCCCGCCGCCGGCCGCGGCCCCGGTCCAGACCGCCCTGGTGGTGGAGAATCGACTCCTGCAGCCGATCGCGGTCACGGTCGGAGACAGCGGGTTCACCATTCCGAGGGGAGACAGCGCTCGGGTCCAGTTGAGTGCGGGTCAGCCGGTGGAGGCGCACTGGGCGATGGTCCGCCCTGACGCGGAGGGGCGCATGCTGGGCGCGGAGCTGGAAGGGAGCATTCTGGCCGACAGCGCGCGGGGAGAGCTGCGCCGGGTGGTGACCGCCGGGAGCGGCGGCCGCTCCTGGTTCATGCCCATCGTGGTGAACGGCTCGGCTGGCCCACTTCGCGTGTCGGTGATGAGCGGTCGCGACAGCATCGACTGTCGCTGCGGCATCGGGCCCGGTGATTCTCTGCCGCTGGGCTACTATTCGCTCGGGCCGGGCAGCGCGGTCCGGGTGACCGACAGGGGCGGCCGGACGGCGCGCTTCCAGTCGCTTGGCCTGTTGGCTGACTCGGTCACCGGTGCCGCGGTCATCCGGGTGAGCAGCCGGACCCTCAAGTCAGTGGGCGCCCCGCCGCGGGCCACTCGCCGGCGCGGCCCCGCGCCGGCCAATCCGCTCAAGTCGTTTCTCCCGGTTCGCTGA